CTATTGCCGCCAGTCCGCGCCGCGACCGCAGTGGCCTGTCCAGGACCGCCGTCACCCTGAAGTACCTGTCCCTGCTGCTGGCGTCGGCCGTGGTCCTGGTGCCGCTCTGCGTCGTCGTGCTGACCTCGCTGAAAACGCGGTCGGAGATCGTGAACGACGGCCCGCTGTCGCTGCCCGGCGACTGGTTCAACTTCGCGAACTACGCGACCGCCTTCGAGCAGGGCGCGATGCTGCGGGCGTTCGGCAACACGGCGTTGATCCTCGTGGTGTCCACCGCCGGGACCGTACTGATCGGCTCGATGACCGCCTACGCCATCGACCGTTTCCGGTTTCGTCTGAGGAAGCTGGTGACGGGCCTCTTCCTGCTGGCCTCGCTGGTGCCCAGCGTGACCACGCAGGTCGCCACCTTTCAGGTGATCGACGATCTGGGTGCCTTCAACACCCGCTGGGCACCCATCCTTCTCTACAGCGGTACCGACATCGTCTCCATCTACATCTTCCTGCAGTTCATCCGGTCGATTCCCATCTCCGTGGACGAGGCCGCGCGCATCGACGGCGCCAACTCCTGGACGATCTACCGGAAGATCATTTTTCCGATGCTGCGGCCGGCCGTCGCCACCGTCGTCATCGTCAAGGGCATCGCCGTCTACAACGACTTCTACGTGCCCTTCCTCTACATGCCCGATCCCGAACTCGGCACCATTTCCACCGCCCTGTTCCGCTTCAAGGGCCCGTTCGGCGCCCAGTGGGAGACGATCTCCGCCGGCGCGATCCTGGTGATCGTGCCCACCCTGATCATCTTTCTGGCGCTGCAGCGCTTCATCTACAGCGGCTTCGCGGCCGGTTCCAGCAAGTGACCCGCCCGCCTACCGCGCCCCGCACCACGTCTTACGAGGAGTCCCGCATGAAGGTCCGCACCCCGCTCTCCCAGGGCTGGACGCTGCGCCTGAACACCGACCGTCACACACCCGAGCAAGCGCCCCCGGGGCTGGCCGGGACCGCTGTGCCGGCGCAGGTGCCCGGCTGTGTCCACACCGACCTGATGGCGGCGGGCCTCCTGGCCGACCCGTACCTCGACCGCAATGAGGACGAGGTGGCCTGGGTGGGCCGTGCCGACTGGACGTACACGACCGAACTGCCTCGGCGGGACACCTCCTTCGAACGCGCCGACCTGGTCTTCGACGGGCTGGACACGGTCGCAGCCGTGCACGTCGGCGGCCGGCTGCTGGGCCGTACCCGGAACATGCACCGCTCCTACCGGTTCGACGTCACCGAGCTGCTGACCGACGGACCCGCGCTGCTCGAGGTCGCCTTCACCTCCGCCTACACCGAAGCCGAGGAGGTGCGGGCGGCGCTGGGGGAGCGGCCCAACTCCTACCCGGAGCCGTTCAACTATGTCCGCAAGATGGCCTGCTCCTTCGGCTGGGACTGGGGCCCCACGCTGGTCACGGCCGGCGTGTGGCGCGAGGCGCGGATCGAGCAGTGGTCCACGGCCCGGCTGGCCACGGTCCGTCCGCACATCACCGTCGCCGAGGACGGCACCGGCGTCGCCGAGATCGTCGTCGAACTGGACCGCACGGCTGCCGGACGTGACCGTGCCCTGCGGCTGGTCGCCGCGGTCGGGGGCACGTCCACCGAAATCGCCGTCGCACCGGGGGAGAACACCGCCACGGTGACGGTACGGGTCCCGGACGCGGCACTGTGGTGGCCGCGCGGCTACGGCGATCAGCCGCTGTACGGCTGCACAGTCGCTCTCAGCGATTCTGACGGCGGCGAGGCCTTGGACACGTGGGAGCACCGCATCGGCTTCCGCACCATCGAGCTCGACACGTCCGCGGACGCCCACGGAAGCGCGTTCACCCTGGTCGTCAACGGGACCCCGGTCTTCGCCCGGGGAGTGAACTGGATCCCCGACGACGCCTTCCCTGCCCGGGTCACCACCCAGCGCTACCGCACCCGCCTCATGCAGGCCGCGGCGGCCGGCGTGGACCTGGTGCGCGTGTGGGGTGGCGGCGTCTACGAGGACCGGGCCTTCTACGACGTGTGCGACGAACTGGGCCTGATGGTCTGGCAGGACTTCCTGTTCGCCTGCGCCGCCTACCCCGAGGAACAGCCGTTGCGCTCGGAGATCGAGGCCGAGGCCCGGGAGAACGTGGTTCGGCTGATGCCCCACCCGTCGCTGGTTCTGTGGAACGGGAACAACGAGAACCTGTGGGGGTTCGCCGACTGGGAGTGGGAGC
This window of the Streptomyces sp. Tu 3180 genome carries:
- a CDS encoding carbohydrate ABC transporter permease; this encodes MAASPRRDRSGLSRTAVTLKYLSLLLASAVVLVPLCVVVLTSLKTRSEIVNDGPLSLPGDWFNFANYATAFEQGAMLRAFGNTALILVVSTAGTVLIGSMTAYAIDRFRFRLRKLVTGLFLLASLVPSVTTQVATFQVIDDLGAFNTRWAPILLYSGTDIVSIYIFLQFIRSIPISVDEAARIDGANSWTIYRKIIFPMLRPAVATVVIVKGIAVYNDFYVPFLYMPDPELGTISTALFRFKGPFGAQWETISAGAILVIVPTLIIFLALQRFIYSGFAAGSSK
- a CDS encoding glycoside hydrolase family 2 protein, with translation MKVRTPLSQGWTLRLNTDRHTPEQAPPGLAGTAVPAQVPGCVHTDLMAAGLLADPYLDRNEDEVAWVGRADWTYTTELPRRDTSFERADLVFDGLDTVAAVHVGGRLLGRTRNMHRSYRFDVTELLTDGPALLEVAFTSAYTEAEEVRAALGERPNSYPEPFNYVRKMACSFGWDWGPTLVTAGVWREARIEQWSTARLATVRPHITVAEDGTGVAEIVVELDRTAAGRDRALRLVAAVGGTSTEIAVAPGENTATVTVRVPDAALWWPRGYGDQPLYGCTVALSDSDGGEALDTWEHRIGFRTIELDTSADAHGSAFTLVVNGTPVFARGVNWIPDDAFPARVTTQRYRTRLMQAAAAGVDLVRVWGGGVYEDRAFYDVCDELGLMVWQDFLFACAAYPEEQPLRSEIEAEARENVVRLMPHPSLVLWNGNNENLWGFADWEWEQALAGDSWGEGYYLGLLPRVVAQTDPTRPYWAGSPWSGSWDHTPNDPDHGTAHSWEVWNRRDYSDYLTTVPRFVAEFGWQAPPTVATLERALSERPLTADSPGMLHHQKAEDGNGKLNRGLAPHFTQPAAFDTWHYLTQLNQARAVAAGVEHWRSHWPRCAGTVLWQLNDCWPVTSWAAIDGDGRLKPLYFEMRRLYADRLLTIQDRDGALVLVGCNQAAAVWDTTATVRRIGADGTVLASAEVALKAAGREVALEKLPESVANFGDVQREFLLADADDLRAVHFPSADREFAYPNASYEVRVSPDGVNAALITVTAGTLVRDLLLQADRLDAHARTDHGRVTLLPGESMTWRVTGWAQPDAEAARAALYSVNGGGEVRE